TTTAATTCTCTTCCAGTTTGACACAATTTGCCATAATGCCATGcctaaggaaaaaaaaagcagcttTGCtgcttaaataattatatgctCTTATTTTCAAGCTGGGCTTAATTGGTCTGCTGTACCGAAACCCAGGTAGCAACAAAATGTGGTCCTTGCTGTTGCTAATTTGCCACCTAGTGCATCCAACCTACAAGTCATGCCCCCAAGGGGATTGTACATGTGGATGACGGTCTATCTGGTGCTACATTCATCACCAGAAATTGTGTGCCACCTGGACTACATGTCATCATAATTGATGACAATTGGTGGATGGTGTTTGTCTTGATGATTTACTCCAGACTTAGGAGTTATGGTTGGGCATTTTCAACTGGAGGGCCCATTAAGAAAACAGCATACTTTTGcatgctgattttttttttaaaggttGAAATGAAAGTCAAGATAATGTTTCATAGTTGCATTGAACTTAgaagatataaatgaaaaggaaTGCTAAATTGGGTTGGGCACACTCCatgtattgattttttttttggtagatAGATAATAGTATGGGAAATTATTCTTGATGATAGTGTAGCTTAACAAGGCAAGCTATGTGAAAGCATTGATAAATGATAATACCTGGTTGATTTAGCTGGAGGCCTGCGAGTGCACAATCTTAAAATGCACCGCCTTTTCCTGTTTACCAAAAGTTCACTTGCCATTATATTTAGTTATAGCTAGTAGTGAAATAAGAGAAtatgactaatcataaaaTGTCAATGTACATATGTGCACATGCCAAATTATGTTAATTACTAACTTTAAGGTCTTCGGATTTTTCAGAGTTTATATATCCAGCAAGCTGGGTTGGAGATCAGACATTACTATACAGAGGAGTGAAGAAAGCAGAACTGCAGAGATCACTAGACCCTCCACCACTGACAAATGGGAGATCCCCATCACGGCCTCGGAACATCAGTGAACCTGTTGCAGCTTTTGGCCCCCCAGGATCCAGTGGGGAGCTCAATGTTAGTGTCATCGTTTCACCTGTCCCACAGGACTTCTCGTAAGTATACTTTATGTCACTTACAGTTAGTTTCTGGTAAAAGTATCTAGATttttggtctaatatttaaacGTGGTTGCTTAGACAGAACATTCAAGTTCTTGTATGAATAATGAATAGAGTATGACTTTCTGACTTCGTGTAATCTTCCATATATTGCTTTTCAGCATCTCAGCCActtttacacaaaattttgcatatagCGTCTTCAATGTGGCCAAACTACTACTAATGCTGCAATTGAACTGTATGAAACAGGATTGAGGCTTTCGGTGGTCCTAAAGATGTTGGGGAAGTGGTTCTCAGAAGGATCGCGAAGACGAAACGAGGCGCGGATATAAACGCCACTCTTCTCGACGCCGCCCTGAGAGAAGATCCGGTGAACAATGTGAAATACTACAGGCTAGAGTTCAGAGTTGAGAGCCCTTCCTTCCGACGACGCAATGTTGCGGTGTGCTGTGCGAAGGATGGCAAGCTGTACACCCTGAATGCCCAGGCTCCAGAGTCAGCATGGAAGGCAGTTCGGAATGAGTTCCTTGCAATGGCAGATTCCTTCAGCCTAGTGACTGATGTTTGATGTATAGTAGAGAGGCAGTTTTTTGTACTGCCGAGAAGTTTCTTAAGTAGTTTTGTGAGTTTCTCAAGCAAACAGAGATATGTAAATTAGAATGTCAGATCAGAAATGTAACATGCTGTACCTGTAATGCTGTATCATAATCAGACAATGTGCAAACTTTTGTCTGCAAGAGCAATGACAGGGGGCGACTttagaaattttgttgttgttataCTTTATGGTTAAAGTTTCCATTACATGGCAAACACAGTATAAAAGTAGAACAATTGCTCAAAATATGATATAAGTATAgcaaaatttactcaaaatgTAATACTACTAATATTTATCATCCCTCTGGAGAACAGTTTGAGCAAGTACTCCGAACCCCATTGGGCTATCGCCAGCCGTTGGATCAGCAGTGTGAGCCCCATATGAGCCCAATATAGGGAATATTAGCCCCACGATTAATTGGTTCCCACCAACCGAGTTTCTCTCCTCTCGGTTCGATCATCTGCACACGCTGGATTGGAAATCGATGACCTAATTACGATTGAGATTCTCTGGGGTAAAACCGTAAAGGTACAGTTAAAGAGATATGGTCGCTGATAAATGAGTCTCATCGTCCATAGATCCACGTATCAGTGACAATGTCATGAGAACATTTACGTCAGAGGACCTGCTTTCACCTAATTAAGGTAGATGTTCTGCTCTCTCGGATGCTCTGGGATAACTCAACACTCTCTTGGCAGGTCCTACATTATGATGAATCAAATGAAACTGCAAAGAGCATGAAATGTTCTGCGAAATGCATGAGAAACTGAAACCCCATTGTTCCAAGCAGGGCCTGCATTTTAGCTCTGGAGAGGCGTTATTCACCAGTTCATCATTcattttgttaaatatgtgatccgaattgtaactagaattatatccggattagtttcctagtaggtttctcccagttgtttcctactaggagtcggattagtttcctaataggattcttccgcctaatcctactaggactcttagattttcctcttatatatactcttgtagttTGCACGGGAAGAGAagagttctcattgtttcccttgcattgtaatcatatcctcatagtgatcgtagaaaaagaaaggagcagACGCACAgttgttagaaacaaagacacaaacgagacacgaatttaacgtggaaaacccttgcgggaaaaaccacgggcgctaATCGACAATAatcactatgaggatatgattacaatgcaggggaaaTAATGAGAATTCTTCTCTTCCCGTGCAaactacaagagtatatataaggggaaaatctaagagtcctagtaggattaggcgaaagaatcctattaggaaactaatccgactcctagtaggaaacaactgggagaaacctactaggaaactaatccggatataattccagttacaattcggatcacatatttaacaatctccaccttgagacgaatttcctcttgtagcatcaaaaatcatcaatcaccaatatACACCTCACAGGTCAAATTTATTGCGCGCCAAATAGTCTCTTGGACTATACCGTAACACCAACCAAGCTTGAGCAAAGCTCAAACTTAGTGGCAGGAACTGACTTTGTCATCATGTCAGCTGGATTATCATGAGTACTTATCTTGCATACCTTAACATCACCATCAGCAATAACACCTCGAATAAAGTGATATCTGacatcaatgtgcttagttctCTCATAAAACATCTGATCCTTTGTAAGGCAAATTGCACTTTGactgtcacaaaatatatttatgcaagaCGTAATTCCACAAAGCTCAGTATACAAGCCTCTGAGCCAAATAGCTTCTTTGCAAGCTTCAGAAATAGCCATGTACTCTGCTTCAGTAGTAGATAAGGCAACAGTTGCTTGCAAACTTGTCTTCCAACTAACAGCACAGCCTCCAATAGTGAAAACATAACCTGTAAGCGATCTTCTCCTATCCAAATCTCCAGCAAAATCTGAATCCACATAACCAACAAGTCCATCTCTAGACGTTCCAAACTGCAAACGAGCATTAGAAGTACCATGCAGATATCTGAAAATCCATTGAACTGCTTTCCAATGCTCTTTGCCAGGATTAGCCATGTATCTACTGACAACACTCAATGCATGTGATAAGTTAGGACGTGAACATGCCATGGCATACATAAGTGAACCAACTGCTCTTGAATATGGAACTCCAGATATGTACTCAATATCAACTTCTGATTGTGGACAAAAATCTGAAGATAATCTGAAATGTGCAGCTAAAGGAGTGCTTACTGGttttgcatcatgcatattgaAGCGACAAAGGACCTTTtcaatataacctttctggctAAGATACAACTTGTCAGACCGTCTTTCTCTAGTAATTTCCATACCGAGGATTTTCTTTGCTACACCTAAATCCCTCATCTCAAACTCACTACTCAGTTGTGCCTTCAATTTTGCTATCTCTGATTTGTCTTTTGTAGCAATtaacatatcatcaacataaagaagCAGATATATAATTGAACCATTAACCTCTTTAAGATAAACACAACTATCAAATTGTGATCTTTTGAAATTCTGAGAAAGCATGAAAGAGTCAAATCTCTTGTACCATTGCCGAGGTGATTGTTTCAACCCGTAAAGGGACTTATCCAACCTACAGACAAGGTTTTCTTTACCAggaacaacaaaaccttccggttgCTCCATATAGATGTCTTCTTCTAACTCCCCATGTAAAAATGCAGTTTTCACATCTAATTACTCTAGTTCATAATCATGTATTGCAACGATACCAAGTAAAGTGCGAATTGAACTATGCTTCATAACTGGGGAAAACACATCATTGAAATCAATACCTGGAATCTGGCTATATCCTTTAGCAACTAACCTTGCTTTATATCTTGTCCCATCAGTTGGAGATataccttcctttcttttgaaaatccaCTTGCAACGGAtaggtttcttctcctttggcaATTCCACCAATTTCCAAGTATGATTCTTTTCAAGTGACTCCATCTCGTCATGCATGGCAGCTATCCATCTATTGCTATCGGCAGAAACAATAGCCTCAGAATATGAAGAAGGTTCTGCATTACCTTCGATTTCTTGCGCCACACTCATAGCATAAGCAACTATGTTCGCTTCTTCGATCAATCTTTGAGGGGCTTTAATATTTCGCCTAGCTCTGCCTTGTGCAATAGAGTATTTTGGTGACTGCTCAACAACAGAAGAGTCTGACTCTTCAATAACCGGTGCATCTTGGTTACTagcaatattctctttttctggTACATGTCCTGAACTGATCAAGCGCTCCACCTGCACGCTTGCTTTCTGCTGACTCTCAACAAGAACATTAGTAGAAGATTTATCATTCAACATAACTATTTCATTGAAGATGACATTTCTACTAATCACAACCTTTTGGGTTTCAGGATACCATAACTTGTAGGCTTTCACACCAGAAGGATAACCAAGAAATATGCACTTAATAGCTCTAGGCTCCAATTTACCGTTGTCAACATGAGCATAAGCAGTACAACCAAATACTTTCAGGTCTAAATAATTAGCTGGGGAACCAGACCACATCTCAATTGGAGTCTTCTTATCGATGGCATAACTGGGTGAGCGATTAATAAGATAACAAGCAGTGGAAGCAGCTTCCGCCCAAAAACGTCTAGGTAAACCTGCATTTGACAGCATACAACGGGCCTTTGAAATAATTGTCCTGTTCATACGCTCAACTACACCATTCTGTTGAGGTGTATGAGAAACGGTGTAGTGGCGCACAATGCCTTCTGACCtacaatatgatttaaattgccTAGAACAGAACTCCATCTCATTATCAGTACGAAGGACTTTCACCTTCCTTTCAGTCTGTCTTTCGACCATAGTCTTCCACTCCTTAAATACCAAAAAGGCTTCAAATTTGTGTTTTAGAAAATAGGGCCAAACTTTTCTCGAATAATCATCAACGATAGTCATCATATAACGAGCACCTCCAAATGACCTCTTACGAGCAGGACCCCATAAGTCAGAATGCACATAATCAAGAATACCTTCAGTAGTATGTGTGGATGTGGTAAACTTCACCCTCTTGTGTTTGCCAAAGATACAAtgctcacaaaatttcaactttccgATGTTTTGTTCATCTAGTAATCCTCTCTTGCTCAATTCTGCCAAACCAATTTCACTCATATGCCCGAGACGCATATGCTAAAGATCGGAATTCGATAATGAATCGGTAGCTGCAGCAACATTACCTACTATCGTAGTACCTCGTAGATGGTACAAATCGGCAGTTTTAATGTCAGCTTTCATCACAACAAGAGAGCCTTTTGTTACCTTCAAAATTCCGTCTCCACCGGAATATCTGTACCCTTTGCGATCAAGAGTAGATAAAGAGATGAGATTTCTCTTTAAACTG
This is a stretch of genomic DNA from Oryza brachyantha chromosome 1, ObraRS2, whole genome shotgun sequence. It encodes these proteins:
- the LOC102722179 gene encoding psbP domain-containing protein 7, chloroplastic yields the protein MATPAAARHHPSGGGALSRSGERRRRRGGEVRCSSPAQEFAALAAVFRRRLVVGATTAAAAAVGANFGGVTSFLLGLSPQLGRSLRLDVLYPVAGFNRCLDSGNGFEFIYPASWVGDQTLLYRGVKKAELQRSLDPPPLTNGRSPSRPRNISEPVAAFGPPGSSGELNVSVIVSPVPQDFSIEAFGGPKDVGEVVLRRIAKTKRGADINATLLDAALREDPVNNVKYYRLEFRVESPSFRRRNVAVCCAKDGKLYTLNAQAPESAWKAVRNEFLAMADSFSLVTDV